gagcatcagaggtgggagtacggacagaagatagacgtaagtcttcagcagatcgtaagggcctagatgggacatacttgtgtataagggaggatagataggtgggagcagcattatgtagacatttgaaagcaagaaccatctTGTTTCTTCTTGTTATTAGTTTTATCCAGTTAGTGCTATTCATACTGATGGTGTGATTCTAGATACGCTGACTTGTCTTGTGGTAGTACAGGATTGTTGAGTTGTCCACTATGGACTATTGCCATATAGTACATCTGATATACAATATACCAATTTGATATGTTGAATTATAATATCCTAATATTGAATTAGATATTGATCATCTATGTTATGTGGACATCCATTTATTACCATTACCTTTCActtgtttctgttcttttcagtgtGGCCTTTATCTACGGTCTCGAGATTGGATATACTGGAAGTGTCCGTTCTTCAACTCTACCGTTATCAAGTTTCTTCAAAGTTATTGTTATATTGCCTGACTTTGTACTAGACTGTCAATTCACATCAAAGAAAGGGAAGAGCTATGCCTACGTTttatgattgacttgtgctgctagaggcataagtaaagaaagttatgcaaaatactcacctcctgtcattattaaaattaagattataggtacacgttagcataatctacagttGTATTATATAGAAAAATTATAAGAGGTTGAATTTTCTCTCCAGTGTTAATTATGAAACAATTTGAAGTTGCTCTTTACACTTCTTACAAGTACCCCGGGAGGTGACATCCCCATGTTGTGTTTGATAGCCCAGGGGTGAATCTAACATTAGTAATCTGTAACATTAGATATCTTTTGGCTGCGTTGGAATTTCAATTTTATCTTCATGAATACGCATAGAGTGACCAGAAGTGACAAAACTGCTTTAGGCACTATAGTTTCTATCTGCAAGTTTatcgtacctttttttttttttaaatctttattttatttgtgtttagagGGAACATAGATGCCTaccttgccacaacagcaggcgtAGGCTAGCGTATAAACATATCATAACATAGGCAGTGCAAGAAATGACATCGCATACTTTGCATGAAAGATACCATAATGTGGTATAAGTCGATAAGTACAGTGAAAGTAACTATacacaaatttttgttttttagtgggCTAGAGCTTTATAACGAGTTATCTCTAGTATGACTGGGGGAATGCCAGACTAGAAATGGCATTGCCAATGTTGTGGGGATGCGTTAGTTAGTATTCTTGGGGCCTATAGGGTGATTGTCCTCCCACCTGGTGTTGGTGTAGTTGGGTCCTGTTTAGCTATTCTATGTGTTAGGTCGCCCCCCCATTTGCTCGGTAGATTGGAGTGATGGAGGTGCGTTGTCCTGCCATCTTGGCCTAGTGGACCCTCGATGTCCTATGGTGGTAGGGTCTCTCACATCCCCTAGTAGGCTAGGTCGATTGGGGTGCCTCTCTGCCTGGCTAGAAGTTCAACTTCTATACATGGTGTCTATGTGGTCTTAGGGACCTAAGGTTAACATGTGTCTATGTGTCGGGTTCTCGGGATGATATGGAGCGCTCCATGATGTGCCGTGCTCCTTTACCCTGGagcactcggggggggggggttgtatagGCGTATCGCAGAGCTGCCGCCTTGTGGCTAAGGCCTGTTAGAGAGAGTGGTAATGGTGAAATGTATGCAGGCTTcaaaacagaattaaaacatGAACTTAAGTTATAACTTGAATGCTATTTTAGTGGAAGAAGTTCAGGTAAGTCTCTTATCCCTTCCCGGCTCAGGCGTGGGTTTGGTCGTGGCCGCTCTTGCGGGTGCGTGTCCTTGGGAGGTGATGCATTGCTGTGGGATGCGCAGTGCCGTCAGCAGGGCCGAAATTTCGGCCGGGTCTGTGGCCTTGTATGGTTTGTCCTCTTTAGTGACCCATATTGATCGCGGTGTCGCCCATCTGTAGGGCAGTTTCTCGTTTTGTATGATTTTCGTGAGGGGTTGCATGGATTTCCTCCACATCAAGGTGGCTCTGCTTAAATCTTGGAAGAGAGAGAGTTGGCAGTGCTCAAATTCGTAGGGTGTCTGTCCCTTCAGAGCTTGTAGGATTCCCATCTTGTCTGTGATGGATTGACATCGCAGAATGACATCTCGGGGCGCTGTTGCTGGGGCCTGGGGGGATTTGGTGATCCTGTATACCCCATCGAAGTTAAAGTATTTGGCTTGTTTTGACGGTAGTAGGGAGGCCACCAACCTCCGGATAAAGTGTGGTAGTTCATCTAGTGGGATAGTTTCCAGGACCCCCCTTATCTTTATATTCTTCCTGCGCCCCCTATCGTCTAAGATATTCACTTGCCTGTTTGTTTCTGTCTGTGAGGCCTGTAATTGTTGTACCCGTTCGCCCAGCTCCTTCAGACCTTGCTTAAGGTCGAGCACCTCCTCTTCTGTTGCTTGGGTGCGTGCGGTGACGGCCTGTACCTCTGTGGTAAGCACCGCCAGGTCTGCTTCCCACATTCTCCGGAGGTTGTGCTGGAGGTTGGTGAGCATATCTTTTATCTCCTGTTTGGTTGCAGGAGCTGcatcatgtgtgtgtgaggcactcCCTGAGACTGGTGCTGGGTTCTGAGGAGAGGCCCCTCCGCCCGACCATGAGGGTGATGAGTCCCTCGAGCAGGAGATTTCCCGCTGGGTTGGGGCCGGGGTTGGAGGCTGCAGCATGAGGCCGATGTCTCGCTGTGTCTTGGAATCGGTTGCCGGCTGCTTTTGGGATTtcctccccatgtctccctcagTCGGTGTAGTTGGTAGGAGAGTGGACAGGCTGAAGTCACTCCACGTCGGGTAACCCCCTTGGTACGCGAGGGCCTGGTCTCTCACGCGGTAGGCCTTTGGGCCGCGGCTGCTGGTTTTTTTGCCCGGTGAAATGAAAAAAGGCATCGGCCGCTGCAGTGTATCCTTCTGCAAATGGAGCTGCCCCCGGTTTCTGTTTCGATGGTATGATGCCGCCGTTATTCGCCGATTAAGAAGGTAGATCGCCGGAGCGGTGTGCAAGTGCGACCGCTCCGTtgcgctgctaggctccgccccttaTCGTACCTTTTTATCAAATTTTGGGACATGCTTCACAATGttttagctttgaatgagacagttggcTCGCTCTGCAGGCTTAAAAAAGCAGGgtaaatattgtatttgttttttcttctctcttatgTTTTCCACACTCACTCCAGGGGGGaaactgatctaaccaatcggTGTCCTGTCTGATCTAAATCCAAGCATTTCATACACAATCAGGTGTAAGGTAAAGACGTATTTGAAGGTAAATTGGCAAATTAAACATTGTATGTAACTAATGTACCTTTACACAGCTAgtaaattataaataacaaacATTGTTATTAACATTGTTAATAACAAATGTGTAGCAACTCACAATTTACTGCGACTTGAAGAATATCTGCTGTAATAGGACTCCTATGAtaaagaaacaatataaaaaatatgcagtAATTAAAAGCAGGGAGTTCCTTTCATGAATTCATACCAAAGAAAATGTGAGGGGCAGACTTTTATAATAATCCCAAACCTACTTAAGGTAGCATACATTAAATCAAGTCATTTTCTCCAGGAAATGTTATATACTATCACTAGGGACTCTATTAATCGAATGGAATAGCTAACTCTTTCAACatgtttcttacatttttataaacaaTTAATAATATGATCCTAACAGCTACACCAGATTTTTGGGGGAATTCATCCCCCATCCCACTTTTTGATTCCTACGCCAATAGGTTAAATTTGttgcaatttgtcatttaaaataaataaaaagcttaaTGAATTACATTACACCCGATCAATGAGTAGTTCTACCATGGGCGGATTATGAAAAAAATTTGTTGTGGGCCAAAAAAGTGGCCCAGTGagaaggggcggggccagagagggggctGTTTTGTCATAACTAGTGACAAGCACAACACCTCTCaaatgaaaaatgtttgttcaaTAAATAGTAATAAATGCACAAGACCAGGAACTACTATTTaggtaaaataaacaatatacagggagtgcagaattattaggcaaatgagtattttgaccacatcatcctctttatgcatgttgtcttactccaagctgtataggctcgaaagcctactaccaattaagcatattaggtgatgtgcatctctgtaatgagaaggggtgtggtctaatgacatcaacaccctatatcaggtgtgcataattattaggcaacttcctttcctttggcaaaatgggtcaaaagaaggacttgacaggctcagaaaagtcaaaaatagtgagatatcttgcagagggatgcagcactcttaaaattgcaaagcttctgaagcgtgatcatcgaacaatcaagcgtttcattcaaaatagtcaacagggtcgcaagaagcgtgtggagaaaccaaggcgcaaaataactgcccatgaactgagaaaagtcaagcgtgcagctgccaagatgccacttgccaccagtttggccatatttcagagctgcaacatcactggagtgcccaaaagcacaaggtgtgcaatactcagagacatggccaaggtaagaaaggctgaaagacgaccaccactgaacaagacacacaagctgaaacgtcaagactgggtcaagaaatatctcaagactgatttttctaaggttttatggactgatgaaatgagagtgagtcttgatgggccagatggatggattggtaaagggcagagagctccagtccgactcagacaccagcaaggtggaggtggagtactggtttgggctggtatcatcaaagatgagcttgtggtgccttttcgggttgaggatggagtcaagctcaactcccagtcctactgccagtttctggaagacaccttcttcaagcagtggtacaggaagaagtctgcatccttcaagaaaaacatgattttcatgcgggacaatgctccatcacacacgtccaagtactccacagcgtggctggcaagaaagggtataaaagaagaaaatctaatgacatggcctccttgttcacctgatctgaaccccattgagaacctgtggtccatcatcaaatgtgagatttacaaggagggaaaacagtacacctctctgaacagtgtctgggaggctgtggttgctgctgcacgcaatgttgatggtgaacagatcaaaacactgacagaatccatggatggcaggcttttgagtgtccttgcaaagaaagatggctatattggtcactgatttgtttttgttatgtttttgaatgtcagaaatgtatatttgtgaatgttgagatgttatattggtttcactggtaaaaataaataattgaaatgggtatatatttgttttttgttaagttgcctaataattatgcacagtaatagtcacctgcacacacagatatccccctaaaatagctataactaaaaacaaactaaaaactacttccaaaaatattcagctttgatattaatgagttttttgggttcattgagaacatggttgttgttcaataataaaattaatcctcaaaaatacaacttgcctaataattctgcactccctgtactctaaggaatcaatcaatcaatcaaaagTCTGATCAGTTTCTTTactcataataaaaaaatagctgGATGCTGTTTGCCATGTAAAAAActctgcattgttttttttaatatgtctgcATTATTCCGGTCCATGTTAAACAgagaataataaataatgtttagACATGAATTGACACAAACCTTTAATAAAGCTGCCCTTGAGTCCGACTGCTGTAATTCTTCATAAGATGTTGCTGTTTCATCAGATTGCCCTGCTCATGATATAGTAAGAAACACAAGACAATTGTAAGATAGCATTTTGGATGTAGACAGCAGAAGTGTAGCAGAGACACAGTAAATTAAATGTACACAGTATCTGTACTAAATCCATAggtagatattttattatttgccgGTAAAGATTTGGAATATGTAGTGATAGGGTTCATGCTTTTACTGCTTGTGAATAATTTAATTaagaacattaaaggaacactatagcactaggaatacaaatatgtattcacaACGCTATAGAGCGACTAGGGCCCTGTTCTGtggcgaataaatggttaattaaccatttatttacttaccttaatcgagtgcagtcagtggcgtacactcaatacatggggccccggtgcgaaactgatccgtgggccccccctcccgacatatacatacagacacagacatacatagaggcacacacacatacacacagacacatacataggcacacacgcatacatacagacacatacatacagacacacacacatacacacagacagatacatacagacagatacatacagacagacacacacatacacccccctgacagacacatacatacatacataacacacacacacacacacacacagatagacacttacatacagacacatacagacagacacacacacacccccaacagacatacacacagacacatacagacacacatagacacatacaggctTCGTctctatgcatgtctgtatgtatgtgtctgtatatgtatgtgtgtctctgtatgtatgtgtctgtatgatacaggcagatacatacagagacacacacagacacatacatacagacacacacacacacacacacacacatacagacatacacacagacacatacaaaatgtttaagtcaccctcctctttcctaccttttgcaggagggtgacttccctggggtccagtgtgggctcaGCCTCAGCATTGCTATGAAATACTATACAGATAATAAGGACAATGATTGGTTGCGGGAAAGGAATCAAATCAGCAGCTCAGCTCTAACTAATATGTTATTGGTTGGACTATACTGCTTACCTTCAGATgaggaaaattattttttttttaagcaaaactCTATCAAAACTTATCAAATGCACTTAATTTATGTTGGTGCCCAGCATGTTACTTTATGTCAAAAATATAGACAAGAGAACTATTAATCATATAGAAGTATAGGACATATTACAACTCACATTGATTTGTTGAAGCAGAGTGATAGCTTGATCTAAGATCATCCAATTTTTCATTGCTCTTTACACTCTGTGCATCTCCAAGACATTCCTAAAatatattaagtaaaaaaaaaaagtgatataggGCAGTGAACAGGAAAATATttgtaatacccccccccccccccccaacacacccaCATGCACACCACCACTTTTTGTCTGTTCTATCCAAAGCTTTCACCCAACAAAGAAATAAAATTGGACTCTGGCCTTTGCATCCCCTCCTTCCAATGTCCTTCCATACACTGTATTTGAACCCGTATGACTCAAAAGTACAGTGCTGTAGAATGGGAAGGATTTTGAGCAAGCTGCTAAAGCATTCTGTGCGGCCTGATACAACAGTCCGGCAACTATGTTTACTGTACATGGGCACAATACCCAGAGTGGATATAATAACATACAGTCTGATGGCATTTTGGGAATTGGCATTACCAAACATGCATGCAGTGTCTTAACAAACTATCCATAAAAGCAGGATGTTTGCccattcatttttgttttatctCATCTATGGTATTAATGAAAATACATTTACTTATGTTATATCAGGAACTGTCTCTTAAATATTGCACTGTATGGGATACTCTTTAACCTCTAATATTGATTAACCCTCAATATGTCTGAAAGGATAAATGAGATTAATAGTGTGCAAATTTGCACCATTTTAATTTTTAGACATCCTTGAACAGTTAACTGTATACAAAAATACTGCTTTTACTTACATTTAAGCTAAGGATTCCATGTCTCAGATAAACATAAATGGGTGTGATGATATAACACAAATTGTACTACGAGATTGTCCACCTTTGAATGGTGCTTTAAACATCTACATCTAAACATTAAACATCTACTGTTTGTATGCCAACTCCCAATCTCTAGTATCACCATGCTTTATAAACTGCCCATTCTTTCTAAACACATATAGTCTAATTAGCCACCCTGTCCCCTTCACAGTCTCAATTCTGTTATCAATGGGTCCTGTTATACAAAGTAATGATTAAAAAGTATAGGTGCAATGCTTGTTAATTTAGTGGGGAACTACTTATATATTTACTGGAATGTACTTTTTGAGAATCTGTTGTCCTTGGCCAATTGGAGTTGGCCAATATTACATACTGTAACATTTGGGTGAACATGTGATAGATGTACAGAGAGCAGAAAAGGGTATAGACAGCCTAAGttcaaagtaataaaataaaagtttaccTCCTCTTCTGTAAAATTTGTCTCAAATGACATCTGCTTTTCTTCGTCTGTGTGGTCTGCTCTTCCTAAATcacctatagaaaaaaaaaaaaatcatgacaaAAATTTCACATAACAGTAAAATCTGTACATTTTACAATAGATACATGACAGCATTTGATATTTTTTACACTTACTTATCCAAAATCTAGAAGCTACCTAAATGAATATTTGTAATATCACCATAAAGACCCATTGTTAAACATTAATGGGCCTTTCAATTCCTGAAAAAATTGCGAGAGAACTAGGTGTAATTAAAGAAGGTATAGAAAGTGGAGAAATTAGCTGTATCAGATTATATTCCATCACCCACAATCTGGACAAACTTTGATTGTTTAATATGGGCAATCCATCTATGGCATGTGTACATTAGTTTTAACATAATGCAACGATCAAAAGAGAGTGAGAACTGAGAAAAAGAGAGAAACTGGCAACTTGTAACATGCCTTGTTTCCACTGGTCCTCCTCAAAATAGAAGACTTCCAATTTCTTCTGCGATTTTGTTTTAACATTCACAATGTAAATTCCTGACAGGGACATAGTTTAGGATTGTGGTCTCAACCTAGAACCATGGTCTTTTTATCCAAATACATAGATCACATCCTAAAATTCCTGGCCACATGTGCGACTATATCCTTTATCCTTCAAATAGAGACTATGTTACATATTGTCAAAAGCACTGCATAACCAACTACTCTTCAGTCTAAAACAAACGACAGGGAGATATTTCATCGCATTCAAATCCACtactattaataatgttttttacCTGTGTTTTTAGATTTCTTCAAAAGTTTCTCAACGACTCCTTCAAATCTTTTGTCCTTAGCCAAAGGGTTTGCTTTGTCTGCAAGTCTCTCCATTGAATCTCTATGTATTTCTTGCATGCTATCGGCATCGCAAGTAGAATTCCCAGTAAGTGACTCATGGTGGCCTTGTGACTTAAGTTTGGTAGTGCCATCTGTCCCATCTGCAAGTGGCTTTAGAGGGGGTTTATTGTCTTTACAGCTGTTTTCATAAATATCAATACTGAGGCCTATGTCATCGATAAACCCACAATTAACATATCCACCTTTTTTGTCTGTGTCTGCAATATCTAGACACAGACTGTTGCCGGGTTCCATGTAGGAAGAAGCATTCTGAGCAGACTTTGTAAGATTCACTTCTGATATGTTCCTATTTTTTGCAAGATACTGTAATGAGGTATGTGCTGTTATCGCTCCTTTTCTGTACTGTAGTGTCCTTCGTTTCTGACTGTTAAAAAAAGCATTCTTATCGTTACAAAGTGTACCATGTTGAAACTCCAGAGGTGACACGACTCTTTGAAATAAAGCACTGTGTTGAGGAGATGTGTCAGACATGATGACTTTCTTTTGTGACTTTGTCACACGGGAATTGTGACATTTTTCAAGACTAGGATGTGAAAGAGAGCGCCTCCAAATGTGGTCACTTCTTATTCCTTTCCTAATGGTTGATTGTCCAAGTCCCTCATCAGAGGTTTGTTTTGAACTACTTAAATCCATACTCTGACTCCTGCTGGACTCTAGTGCTTTCTGAGCTGTTAAGGTATTTAGGGCATCGAATGTAAGACCAGAAAGATCTTGCAAGTGTCCAATTTGATTATCCAAACAGCGCAATGACTGTTTAATTAAGCTCACATGACAGCCAACATCTTTCATCTTAGCACTCATATGCTCAACCCTacgaaaacaaaaatataataatcaGGCTTTTTCTTCAGTATTTTCCATTATGAAACAATCGTAACATTTAAATGATTTAACAGTTATATTGTTTAACTCTAAGATGAATTTAAAAGTATAGGCTTCACATCCTCGTTGCAATATGTTAAAAGGatagtataggcacccagaccacattatATCTCctataatgtaaaatattgccataATGTAGGAACTGTAATGTTTTGAATGCAGTATTAAACACAGTTTTAGTGGATGTCTcaatgacagccactaggggtgctTCTACTGTGAGACTGAATCAGACTCAGTTCTCAATCAAATTGGCTTccttatagaaaagcattggattggcttaaaatTCAATGAGGATGAATGATGAAATTCAAACAATTTGTTCTAAATTAGTCAATTTAGAcattttattagaaaaataattataaattaaacagactgtgcaataaagtgtaaacattagatgtctctttacaggaagtgtttaggaggactgtgcaagtcacatgcagggaggtgtgtctagggctgtatgaacaaagtatttaactcctaagtggcagagaattgagcaataatactgcaggggcatggtctatacaccaaaacacttttggtgtatagtgtccctttaaattagaaatttactttgaattcctgacaattctcactttatttaaTAACGATGCTGGAGAAaaacccagagagagagaagtaATTGATACTAGTTCTAAAGTGGTCATTGTCCAGCTACATTAGTTGCATGCTGCATTGTGTTAACAGTTTTCCTCCTAGCATGAATAAAAATACCTTTCTGTTGTCACTCGGATCCTTTCCTCACTGTTTGAGTTGTCAAAGTGCTTTTTGTCAGTGAAATACATTCCCACACAGCGCTCT
This Pelobates fuscus isolate aPelFus1 chromosome 3, aPelFus1.pri, whole genome shotgun sequence DNA region includes the following protein-coding sequences:
- the LOC134601800 gene encoding uncharacterized protein LOC134601800, yielding MQGKEMSDMLWKFQRYHFVMLYQNKPIFPPPLSLISYMTSFTSWLFAQKRRSKPHVTKLFLTKEEQKSLYDFEERCVGMYFTDKKHFDNSNSEERIRVTTERVEHMSAKMKDVGCHVSLIKQSLRCLDNQIGHLQDLSGLTFDALNTLTAQKALESSRSQSMDLSSSKQTSDEGLGQSTIRKGIRSDHIWRRSLSHPSLEKCHNSRVTKSQKKVIMSDTSPQHSALFQRVVSPLEFQHGTLCNDKNAFFNSQKRRTLQYRKGAITAHTSLQYLAKNRNISEVNLTKSAQNASSYMEPGNSLCLDIADTDKKGGYVNCGFIDDIGLSIDIYENSCKDNKPPLKPLADGTDGTTKLKSQGHHESLTGNSTCDADSMQEIHRDSMERLADKANPLAKDKRFEGVVEKLLKKSKNTGDLGRADHTDEEKQMSFETNFTEEEECLGDAQSVKSNEKLDDLRSSYHSASTNQWQSDETATSYEELQQSDSRAALLKESYYSRYSSSRSKL